Proteins found in one Miscanthus floridulus cultivar M001 chromosome 4, ASM1932011v1, whole genome shotgun sequence genomic segment:
- the LOC136549332 gene encoding casein kinase II subunit alpha-like, which translates to MSKARVYADVNVLRPKEYWDYEALTVQWGEQDDYEVVRKVGRGKYSEVFEGINVNNNEKCIIKILKPVKKKKIKREIKILQSLCGGPNIVKLLDIVRDQHSKTPSLIFEYVNNTDFKVLYPTLTDYDIRYYIYELLKALDYCHSQGIMHRDVKPHNVMIDHELRKLRLIDWGLAEFYHPGKEYNVRVASRYFKGPELLVDLQDYDYSLDMWSLGCMFAGMIFRKEPFFYGHDNHDQLVKIAKVLGTDGLNAYLNKYRIELDPQLEALVGRHSRKPWSKFINADNQHLVSPEAIDFLDKLLRYDHQDRLTAREAMAHPYFQQVRAAENSRTRA; encoded by the exons ATGTCGAAGGCTAGGGTCTACGCCGACGTCAACGTGCTGCGCCCCAAGGAGTACTGGGACTACGAGGCGCTCACCGTTCAATGGGG TGAgcaggatgactatgaagttgTTAGGAAAGTTGGGAGAGGAAAATACAGTGAAGTCTTTGAGGGTATTAATGTTAACAATAATGAGAAATGCATCATTAAAATCCTCAAGCCTGTGAAGAAAAAGAAG ATCAAAAGAGAAATTAAAATTCTTCAGAGTCTTTGTGGAGGCCCTAACATTGTGAAGCTCCTTGATATTGTTAGAGATCAGCATTCAAAAACACCCAGTTTGATCTTTGAGTATGTCAATAACACAGATTTCAAAGTGTTGTACCCAACACTAACAGATTATGACATTCGATATTACATATATGAGTTACTCAAG GCATTAGATTACTGCCATTCACAAGGTATTATGCACCGAGATGTGAAGCCCCACAATGTTATGATAGATCACGAGCTTCGGAAACTCCGGCTGATAGACTGGGGCCTTGCTGAATTCTATCATCCTGGCAAGGAATATAATGTCCGTGTTGCCTCCAG GTACTTCAAGGGGCCTGAGCTTCTTGTTGACTTGCAAGATTATGATTACTCTTTGGACATGTGGAGTCTGGGCTGCATGTTTGCTGGAATG ATTTTTCGTAAGGAACCATTTTTCTACGGCCATGACAACCATGATCAACTTGTTAAGATAGCCAAG GTACTTGGAACAGATGGGCTGAATGCTTATTTGAACAAGTACAGAATTGAGCTTGACCCTCAGCTGGAAGCCCTTGTTGGAAG GCATAGCAGGAAACCCTGGTCAAAGTTTATTAATGCAGATAACCAACACCTAGTGTCTCCTGAG GCCATAGATTTCCTCGACAAGCTTTTGCGTTATGATCATCAGGACAGGCTTACTGCACGTGAAGCTATG GCACACCCGTACTTCCAACAAGTGAGAGCTGCAGAGAACAGCAGGACGCGAGCATGA
- the LOC136550793 gene encoding uncharacterized protein At2g23090-like: MGGGNGQKSKMARERNAEKNKAAKGTQLETNKKAMNIQCKVCMQTFICTTSEAKCKEHAEARHPKNDLYQCFPHLKN, from the exons ATGGGCGGAGGCAACGGCCAGAAGTCCAAGATGGCGCGGGAGAGGAACGCCGAGAAGAACAAGGCCGCCAAAGGCAC CCAGCTGGAGACCAACAAGAAGGCCATGAACATCCAG TGCAAGGTCTGCATGCAGACTTTCATCTGCACCACCTCTGAGGCCAAGTGCAAGGAGCATGCCGAGGCGAGGCATCCCAAGAACGACCTCTACCAGTGCTTCCCCCACCTCAAGAATTAG